The genome window TTTTTGAATTTGTAATAGACTATAGAGTATAGATTGTGTGCTTTTCCTATGTTCATTTGTTGAATGTTATGCTTTCTTTAAGTTTATTGAATGGTTTactcaaattaaaaaataagatccTCTTCTTGTGATGCAAATAAATAGTTAAGTTTGGTGCTAAATTCTGCTGAAAATTCAGATAAATCCTAGCTAGGAGATATAATCTGATATGTAACCCTTTGACCGTAACATGTTGTCAAGCATTGTGCTAATTGGGTGGATTGTTGACTAAAACAAAAGAAATGACAAGTGAAACAACTGCATTATAACTCGTATCACATAGAAGTCCCAAAAAATGACAACCAtggcatttgttatttgttggaaCAGTCACCTACACTAGTGAGGCTTCTTGAGAAACTATTTAGATAATACTACTACTCTTGGACTTTTATGCATTAAGACACCAGGATTAACTGCGTGGTAAATACCGTCTGATGGAGAACTAGGCTGTGGACCAACCCATTTTGATGGTTCTGGCCCAGTCCACATTTCAATTAACAACCCAATTAAACCTGTATTCCCCCCCCAAGCCCCTTAGGGCGTGTTGCCACCTGCCTCCAGCCACTGGTaatcctcctcttcccctccttGGTGCTGCAGCACATAGCAGCAAACCATGTGTCTGGATGCTGGTATGAGTTGGACTCTTACCAGTCCAGCCAGGGACGATGATTAAAAAAACCCTGACTTTTGCCAAAAAATTCTTGAACTAGGCACTGGCTTTGGAATGTGATCATCGATTTGATAACTGATTCTAAAATTGGTTCGTCTCAGTTTAAGTTGAATGCAATGGACAACCCATTATTTCAAAGAAAGGCTTGGATGAAGATGTTAGTGGTCAATCTAGTGGAGGATGTTCTCTTACGATGACCATTTTTGTGTTTGATGTTTCTTACTTAGATTCATACTTTAGAGTAAGAGGTTGAAGCAAACTAATTGTTGACTGTTCTTTTACCTAATAATATAAGTGACCTCTAAATTCTAATGTCCTGTTTCTAGGTGAATAATCTTGTCTCTTCGACATTTTTGTGGCTCTTCATCTAAAAACATTTGCATGCTTGGAAATGTAACCGGGATCCTTCTTTTTGTAGGGTATCTGCTGATACCTATGGTCAAGCTGCATCCAATTTAATTGCAGGGAGTAATCTTGAGCAGATGGTTAGTCAATTGCTGGAGATGGGTGGTGGCAACTGGGATAGAGACACAGTTCTTCTTGCACTTCGTGCTGCTTACAACAACCCAGAGCGTGCTGTCGAATACTTATACTCTGTATGCAGTTGATATATTTTCACAGCAGAACtgtcaaaaaaaattatacttatcGTTGACAATGTTATAATTTTATATCAGGGTATTCCAGCAACAACAGAAATTGCAGTTCCAGTTGATCCTTTCCCTTTGTCTCAGGCATCTAGTCAAGGGGCCAACCCAACTGATGCAACTGCTCCAGGATTTCTGTCTGGACTTCCTAATTCTGCTCCATTGAATATGTTCCCACAGGTTCAACACTATATCTCAATGAGTATGTTTTCTTTTGGTATAGTGGCAGTTAAAAGGCCTACTGATTTAACTGTAACAGGGTAATACTAATCCTGGAGTGGGTGCTGGAGGTGGATCTCTGGACTTCCTTAGAAATAATCCACAGGCATGCTAATCTGCACAATATGCTTTTAATCCTTTGTCACCTTGCTCACATGTCTAATCCTACTttagatcctttttttttttttttctttttatagagTTGGGCTTACATCGATAGTGGCTTTAATTATCCTATCTGCAAAAGAAATAGATTATCTCGTGCTCCGAAGCACATAAATTTATAACATATCAAAATTATAGTTCAAGAATGCTGAATATCAGGTCATCCTATAATTTTTTAGCAGGAATTATCTAGTTTAGACTGTATATGCAAGGAATGCTTGGAGCAAGTTGAATGTGTTTTATTACCTTCCAGTTTAACCGATAATTACATTTAAGGGAATGGTAGCATTTGTATGCCAGGTTGAAATAAATTATgaacaaaaagaatgaaaattAACTTTGTTCTAAATGGTCTCCTTCACAAGATATTTCCTATAGCTGAAGTAAGGAATTTGCTAtccaccgccaccaccatcaCTAGTACTAATACAGCGTTGTTTCCGATGATTATCTTCTATCCATATGTTGAAACAACTTTCGATGCTTTTCCTTCTGGTTGGTTTTACCTTTGATTTTTTGGATGGAATTATTTTAGTCTGTATTTTTTGTTTGCAACACTAAATATCGATCTTACCACTCTCATTTCTTCTATGCTAATTTTGTGATCATTTTTTCCAACATTTGGATCCATAATACATCAATGGCCATAtaattgttttatattttttttttgttttaaagtcTAGAAGTGCTTGTAAGGCTATAGTGGTGCTCAAGGTCGGTTGTGGAATTGATGTGGATCACGAGATCATTCTTGGGTTGAATTGCTGACTTGTTAGCTTGTTTCAATCTAAGTTTGATCAGTGAAGTTCTGTGTCTTCTGGAACTGATTCACTATATACAGCTTAGTTGATTTATATTGGAGAATACCAGGAAATCATCTACTTTGAAATGGCTGTTCTGCAGATGTTGGAGAGTTTTATGTTGTAAAATTCAGCATGGTGGAATTTTCATGTTAGCTTTTGATTAGCTCTTAAACCAAGGTCATCAAAGATGCATATGTACCTACTAATGTTGGGCATTATTTGGGGTAAAAAGAGAATTGTCATTGGATTGGACTTAGGAACTTGGACAGCTTTAGTTGGTTTTGATTTTACAGTTTTGCTATTTTAAGACTTCTTACTGTTGTTGTAGTTCTTAGCCTTGCGAGCAATGGTTCAAGCAAATCCACAGATTTTGCAGGTCAGAATTTTTATTTGAGGTGTAAATTTTATTTTGCAAATATAATTTGTGTTTTTAACTATTGCTTGTCTTGCAGCCAATGCTTCAGGAACTAAGCAAGCAAAACCCTCAACTTTTAAGACTAATACAGGAGCATCACGCAGAGTTCCTTCAGTTAATAAATGAACCTATTGAAGGCCTTGAAGGGTGAGCATATTAATGCAAGTTATATAGGTGATGTTGATTTGAATATCCTAAATTTCCTATTTCTGTTGAATAGATATCTAGGTATTGATGCTGTATAGCACAGTTTGGGAGGCTCTGTTTAGTTTGAGATATCGGCTAAATCCAGGGTCTTGGTAGTAGATATATAAACTATCTTTTAGTTAAATATTTGGTTGTGTTGTTGCCAATTCTCTAGCTGATGAAAAAAATCTCGAGGATGGAGTTGATTGGGATGATGAAGTGAAATGGATGTTGCCTAAGTGGATTAGGGATGGGATAAGTGGATTTATGGAGAAACAGTATAGTAATGGAGTGGGAGACATGGGTAAATGTGGGACAAGCAAGGACATTAAGGGTGGTGAAGGAGTATGAGGATTGTGTTGGGGGAGAGTTGCAGTTCTATGAAAGCAATGGTCATGGGGGGTGCCTGCATTGCGGTAGTGGAGCTTGAGATTTTGTTTGACTGTTGTAATGTTTTTCTTGGTGGATTGTGTATATGAGGGTGGGGGCGCATGGCAAACAAAATGGAGAGACTAGGATATATTGGGTAGAAGATGGGATGATTTAGAGATAAAACAGAAAACTTGATACATCTTATGTAAAATCTGTGGCATCTATATTATTCCTTTTCTTAATTTTGTTAACTGATACGTTTTACTGCTATAACAAAAGTAAAATATTACTTTTGTTAATCTTAGAGTTTGTTTTTTCATCCAGTGGTATCCATATGAATCAGAATTTCATTTCTTTCCTTGTCAGACCCCCGTTTGACAAAAACGATCTCATGGTTACATAAATAGTTTTATTTTGTTTCAATTAGGATGCTCCTATTCTGTTTATGGCAATCTTTCTGATCAAGTATCTGGTGCTTGTGCTAAAGCACTCATGCTTAAGAATTGGAGCAGACATGAGATTCAGAGGAATGTTATAGTTAGAGCATAATGGCATGTGAAACTTTTGATCATGACAATAAGAACCAAAATAGAAGGAAGAGATCTGAACTATATTGAGATTGGAAAGTCCAAGTCAGTTAGATATATTGAAGGAAAGAATGTAGTAACCTTGAGATTAATAAATATGTAGGTCCTCTATGGAAACTTTAAGCAGATATATTATTGGTTCTCATGCGAAAATTTCAAATTGATGGATAGTTTCATTCTGTCATGAACTATTTATGCTTTAGTGTGATAAAGAAGAAATCTAAAAGCTTAAACAATTTCCAGCgtaaaaagaaaatattcaaagaaaagcTTCtcttaattttatcataattgctAAGGCTTGCAACTGTCTTCTTTACTATATTAATTAAACAATCTTATATATTCCTCATTCCCTTGGAATAAGTGTTTGACTTGTAGGTCAAGTTTGTAATCTTGCTTGGGTCTGTAAATTTTTGTAGCTGTATTTATTAAGGTCTTATTCTACCTAGAAGTTTCTGATATCGCCATATCAGAAGTCTCAAATGTTTGCTTATTAAATTTTCTCAGGGATATGTTTGATCAGCCTGAGCAAGATGAGATGCCACATACCATAAATGTGACAGCAGAAGAGCAGGAGGCAATTGGACGAGTATGCTGATTAGTCCTCTTTAGTCTTGATACATGCTTGTATGTTATTTCTGTTATGATATTCTGACATGTTTAGAATGTTGATCAGCTTGAAGCAATGGGTTTTGACCGAGCAAGCGTTATCGAAGCATTCTTAGCTTGCGACAGGAACGAGCAGTTGGCTGCAAACTATTTATTGGAGCACGCCGGTGATGAGGATTGAAGGTACTTCAATACGAACTTGCTCTTGTTCAGTCACTTGAAATTAGAATGGCAAAAAGGCAACTTGTTTCTTTAATATGATTAATGAATGATCCAAGTCCTGATA of Musa acuminata AAA Group cultivar baxijiao chromosome BXJ1-7, Cavendish_Baxijiao_AAA, whole genome shotgun sequence contains these proteins:
- the LOC135678318 gene encoding ubiquitin receptor RAD23b-like; the encoded protein is MKLTVKTLKGTHFEIRVQPNDTIMAVKKNIEQIQGKDSYPWGQQLLIHNGKVLKDETTLEENKVKEDGFLVVMLSKSKAAGSSGSSSAQPSATSAVQHPTPKEAPTQVPVQAPPQVAAQAAPPTPVPASSSIGSQGSNLEVSADTYGQAASNLIAGSNLEQMVSQLLEMGGGNWDRDTVLLALRAAYNNPERAVEYLYSGIPATTEIAVPVDPFPLSQASSQGANPTDATAPGFLSGLPNSAPLNMFPQGNTNPGVGAGGGSLDFLRNNPQFLALRAMVQANPQILQPMLQELSKQNPQLLRLIQEHHAEFLQLINEPIEGLEGDMFDQPEQDEMPHTINVTAEEQEAIGRLEAMGFDRASVIEAFLACDRNEQLAANYLLEHAGDED